From Pempheris klunzingeri isolate RE-2024b chromosome 18, fPemKlu1.hap1, whole genome shotgun sequence, a single genomic window includes:
- the ora6 gene encoding melatonin receptor type 1C gives MAVSSVNLLAMRIFISCIGLVGNIFLILSIIQTKFSRIKTFELFLLGLATANLEEIVIVNIYDIIILLQPPSTTTGTWSCRSLKFLTVLGESTSILFTVLISIFRYQKLRGANKRVNLPIYLDSIRSAWMVSGVSVMISMLLCVPIFFINVQGSMENITRNSGDCTPDFFQCSKDYCPILNYSYKYLFTVVCIMLPLIIVTVTSCLIITVLLSQRKTVAPVASISGSSQFGKKRKGPWLQRSTISVLAALGLFQVDWTLYLIFQLSFSSTDFPIWAEIEFFISTSYTSISPYVYGIGNNMLSLKNLIKK, from the coding sequence ATGGCTGTTTCCTCGGTCAACCTCCTGGCCATGAGAATCTTCATTTCTTGCATAGGACTTGTGGGTAACATAtttctcatcctctccatcattCAGACTAAGTTCTCCCGGATTAAAACCTTTGAGTTGTTTCTCTTGGGACTGGCCACAGCCAACTTGGAGGAAATCGTCATCGTGAACATCTATGATATCATCATCCTGCTCCagcctccctccaccaccaccggCACTTGGTCGTGTCGCTCGCTCAAGTTCCTCACTGTTTTGGGTGAAAGCACCTCCATCCTCTTCACTGTCCTCATCAGCATCTTCCGCTACCAGAAGCTGAGAGGTGCCAACAAGAGAGTCAACCTCCCGATCTACCTGGACAGCATCCGGTCAGCCTGGATGGTGAGTGGTGTCAGTGTGATGATCTCCATGCTACTGTGCGTCcccatttttttcattaacgTTCAAGGCTCTATGGAAAACATCACAAGAAACAGCGGTGACTGCACTCCAGACTTCTTTCAGTGTAGTAAAGATTACTGTCCCATACTCAACTACTCTTACAAATACCTGTTCACTGTGGTGTGCATCATGCTGCCTCTGATCATCGTCACGGTCACCAGCTGCCTCATCATCACAGTGCTGCTGAGCCAGAGGAAGACGGTGGCACCAGTGGCGAGCATCAGCGGGTCCAGCCAGTTCGGCAAGAAGCGCAAAGGTCCGTGGCTCCAGCGCAGCACCATATCTGTGCTGGCAGCTTTGGGGTTGTTCCAGGTGGACTGGACGCTCTACCTGATCTTCCAGCTGTCTTTTAGCTCCACTGACTTTCCCATTTGGGCTGAAATTGAGTTCTTTATCTCAACGTCCTATACATCCATCAGTCCATATGTGTATGGGATAGGGAACAACATGCTCTCTCTCAAAAACTTAATAAAGAAGTAA